A genomic segment from Aspergillus puulaauensis MK2 DNA, chromosome 1, nearly complete sequence encodes:
- a CDS encoding SDR family oxidoreductase (COG:Q;~EggNog:ENOG410QED2;~InterPro:IPR002347,IPR036291,IPR020904;~PFAM:PF00106,PF13561,PF08659;~SMCOG1001:short-chain dehydrogenase/reductase SDR;~antiSMASH:Cluster_1.10;~go_function: GO:0016491 - oxidoreductase activity [Evidence IEA];~go_process: GO:0055114 - oxidation-reduction process [Evidence IEA]), giving the protein MASVSKRLEGKTVLITGASSGIGRSTALEFARTSPQNLRLILTARRIDRLQELATSITKEFPGVKVHPVQLDVSNPEEVRGLVNSLPAEFKEVDVLVNNAGLVKGVAKAPEIAEEDINVMFATNVTGLINITQAILPSMLKRNNGEGSGDIINIGSIAGREPYPGGGIYCATKAAVRSFTEALRKELISKRVRVITIDPGQVETEFSVVRFSGDKSKADAVYAGCEPLTPDDIAEVIVFTAGRRENVVVADTLLFPNHQASATIMHRRG; this is encoded by the exons ATGGCGTCCGTATCGAAACGCCTCGAAGGCAAGACCGTTCTCATCACCGGCGCTTCCTCCGGCATTGGACGCTCCACAGCTCTCGAATTCGCACGTACCTCCCCCCAGAATCTCAGATTGATCCTTACAGCACGCCGAATCGACCGTCTGCAGGAGCTCGCGACCAGTATTACAAAGGAATTCCCCGGAGTCAAGGTCCATCCAGTACAGCTCGATGTCAGCAACCCAGAGGAAGTGCGAGGACTAGTGAACAGCCTCCCTGCTGAATTCAAAGAAGTCGATGTCCTGGTTAACAATGC CGGCCTCGTCAAAGGCGTAGCCAAAGCCCCCGAAATCGCAGAGGAAGACATCAACGTCATGTTCGCGACAAACGTAACGGGCCTGATCAACATAACCCAAGCGATCCTACCCAGTATGCTAAAGCGCAACAACGGCGAGGGCTCTGGagatatcatcaacatcggctCCATTGCCGGACGAGAGCCGTACCCTGGCGGCGGGATATACTGTGCCACCAAGGCTGCCGTACGATCCTTCACAGAGGCGCTGCGCAAGGAGCTGATATCGAAGCGAGTCAGGGTTATCACGATTGATCCTGGACAGGTGGAGACTGAGTTCTCGGTTGTCAGGTTCTCTGGGGATAAGAGTAAGGCGGATGCTGTTTATGC CGGCTGCGAGCCATTGACGCCGGATGATATTGCAGAGGTTATTGTGTTTActgctgggaggagggagaatgtggttgttgcggacACTCTGCTGTTCCCTAACCACCAGGCCAGTGCTACGATCATGCATCGGAGGGGTTGA
- a CDS encoding Zn(II)2Cys6 transcription factor (COG:S;~EggNog:ENOG410PKBS;~InterPro:IPR036864,IPR007219,IPR001138;~PFAM:PF00172,PF04082;~TransMembrane:1 (i534-553o);~antiSMASH:Cluster_1.10;~go_function: GO:0000981 - DNA-binding transcription factor activity, RNA polymerase II-specific [Evidence IEA];~go_function: GO:0003677 - DNA binding [Evidence IEA];~go_function: GO:0008270 - zinc ion binding [Evidence IEA];~go_process: GO:0006351 - transcription, DNA-templated [Evidence IEA];~go_process: GO:0006355 - regulation of transcription, DNA-templated [Evidence IEA]), with amino-acid sequence MTQHQSLRKRKSNGERVRVTRACDRCKRRKIKCNNSQPCQFCIRAKARCTFDSSYARGRKFLIPGYGDEHGSPTRQGYSAILPSPVTSRESVHSVQGHDQVPIASSRNSPEPSQTDLQGHYIGPASGVSFLLRVQKRLHQAISFAQPSSIFTFGDAPLHLPEFDPSFCMMLPRDDAQRLIERYFDFAMPTYRFLHRPTIQEWFNEFYDTLGVMRDAHSAPAKVALLFMVFSLARVYMPDNDRPGPPDLSARYYLAAEHQLSKEKGSIRLTSVQARLTQCYYLLTQSRINHCWSLFGTVSHLALAIGLNRNRRPDPTTGLSQIEAECRRRTFWCAYTLDAYLSAALGRPRSFHDDDVDTELPACVDDDQIATAQNSTVTLTPPRNHTLTTMLAPLAHMKIAQIISRVLRDLYSIKPVSDARRAAAVASISRDLSAWRTELTWFLDADVLSASLIMPIFQRQRNVLNLTYWHSVILTHRPFVLSNFARLAQGRAGAGAGLDSNSQTEESTTQCLHAAMKTVAIIDEITQNRQLFRALWITSYFAFNATTMLYIYVIQNRAYPAHVYSAYFAAATRCQSHLSAIAEKGSLSERYCLVLEELRVEATRQTTPDETATPAAAASQFQPTDDNGVANADQYQATGPVLSLQQGQGQGQDESPHTIGTGYTDSLDDPGNGNGNGNGNDGSGMDFGTDADANAMAGLGLSVSDCSGWGQFTSMVSCGLGNMDLFWGDEMRF; translated from the exons ATGACACAGCATCAATCATTGCGGAAGCGGAAAAGCAACGGCGAACGAGTGAGGGTTACCAGGGCTTGTGATCGGTGCAAACG GAGGAAAATCAAATGCAACAACTCCCAGCCCTGCCAGTTTTGTATTCGCGCAAAAGCTCGCTGTACTTTCGATTCTTCGTACGCCAGAGGCAGGAAGTTCCTTATTCCCGGCTATGGCGATGAACATGGCAGCCCTACCAGACAGGGCTATTCAGCCATTCTACCCAGCCCAGTAACATCCCGGGAGAGTGTGCATTCAGTACAAGGCCATGACCAGGTTCCTATAGCCTCGTCGCGCAACTCACCAGAGCCGTCCCAGACTGACCTGCAGGGCCACTATATCGGGCCTGCATCTGGGGTCTCGTTCCTGCTTAGGGTTCAGAAGCGGCTGCACCAGGCAATCTCCTTTgcccagcccagcagcatctTTACATTTGGCGATGCTCCTCTGCATCTCCCTGAATTTGACCCTTCATTCTGTATGATGCTGCCGAGGGACGATGCACAGCGCCTGATAGAGCGGTATTTCGACTTTGCCATGCCGACGTACCGGTTCCTCCATAGACCGACTATCCAGGAATGGTTCAATGAGTTCTATGATACGTTAGGCGTCATGCGCGATGCCCACAGCGCCCCAGCCAAGGTCGCTCTGCTCTTCATGGTCTTTTCCCTGGCGAGGGTATACATGCCAGACAACGACAGGCCGGGTCCACCAGATCTGAG TGCCCGGTACTATCTCGCAGCCGAGCACCAGCTATCGAAAGAAAAAGGCTCTATCCGGTTAACAAGCGTCCAAGCACGCCTCACACAATGCTACTACCTTCTCACGCAGTCCCGAATCAACCACTGCTGGAGCCTCTTCGGCACAGTCTCgcatctcgccctcgccatcggcCTGAACAGGAACCGTCGCCCAGACCCAACCACCGGCCTCAGCCAGATCGAAGCTGAATGCCGCCGGCGCACATTCTGGTGCGCATATACACTGGACGCATACCTCAGCGCAGCCCTGGGCCGTCCGCGGTCCTTCCacgatgacgacgttgaCACCGAACTCCCCGCCTGCGTCGACGACGACCAGATCGCCACTGCGCAAAACAGCACCGTAACCCTAACTCCCCCCCGAAACCACACGCTCACAACCATGCTCGCCCCGCTGGCACACATGAAAATCGCCCAGATCATCAGCCGCGTCCTGCGCGATCTGTATTCCATAAAACCAGTCTCCGACGCCCGTCGCGCCGCAGCCGTAGCCTCCATCTCAAGGGACCTGAGTGCCTGGCGCACAGAGCTAACCTGGTTCCTAGACGCCGATGTGCTCAGTGCATCACTGATCATGCCGATTttccagcgccagcggaATGTCCTGAATCTGACGTACTGGCATTCGGTTATTCTTACGCATCGCCCGTTTGTGTTGAGTAATTTTGCGCGGTTGGCGCAGGGCcgtgctggtgctggtgctggtttgGATTCGAACTCGCAGACGGAAGAGAGTACGACGCAGTGTCTCCATGCTGCTATGAAGACGGTTGCTATCATTGACGAGATTACGCAGAATCGGCAGCTGTTTCGGGCGCTTTGG ATAACATCCTACTTCGCCTTCAACGCGACAACAATGCTCTACATCTACGTAATCCAGAACCGCGCTTATCCGGCACACGTCTACAGCGCGTACTTCGCCGCCGCGACGCGCTGCCAAAGCCATCTTTCGGCGATTGCAGAGAAGGGATCACTCTCCGAACGGTATTGTCTTGTGCTTGAGGAGTTGAGGGTTGAGGCTACAAGGCAGACTACTCCTGATGAAACTGCCActcctgctgcggctgcCAGTCAGTTCCAACCAACAGATGATAACGGCGTTGCCAATGCGGACCAATATCAAGCTACTGGCCCGGTTCTGTCGCTGCagcaaggacaaggacaaggacaagatgAGAGTCCGCATACCATCGGGACTGGCTATACGGATTCCCTCGATGATCCCgggaatggaaatggaaatggaaatggaaatgatGGGAGTGGGATGGACTTTGGCACAGACGCCGATGCCAATGCGATGGCCGGGTTAGGGCTTTCGGTATCGGATTGTTCGGGCTGGGGACAGTTTACGTCGATGGTTTCGTGTGGCCTGGGGAATATGGATTTGTTTTGGGGGGATGAGATGAGGTTTTAA
- a CDS encoding uncharacterized protein (COG:S;~EggNog:ENOG410PYHH;~TransMembrane:7 (o31-51i63-87o99-126i147-169o194-214i226-253o273-290i);~antiSMASH:Cluster_1.10) yields MAPRRGGGGGSYSSSRISCDSDAFSDEQSRVAIAFAALWFVVAVVLFFTATRRFGLNKKQGSPVVGSVFLGFSMFFALGTHLTNIIVTAMTQCGTGTSYNYVALIVYNWLSHASQFILTALIMTIICRKLQSDFARVQPAILTLQTVWVAILGALLVSLLSMITATYHYSYSDDADPYKIYDLENPIRGIQTTYYTLAVLGLLIASASMLKALFSAPAYLRKGPIATWVPILALSAIGYSAASLGIHIQSAFFVSSATMTSSKYISYVHGQQAGGFLVWFFFFLAFYAALKIASYRSQSGVVHAAPHTSMNPAVPTPHAQQSNTLNHGYDSHLNYNANGYQQSQSQSQNQNQFGGYQPNQGYGGNHPVRY; encoded by the exons ATGGCTCCTCGACgcggtggcggcggtggatCTTATAGCAGCTCGCGCATATCATGCGATAGCGATGCCTTTTCGGACGAACAGTCCAGAGTCGCCATTGCCTTTGCTGCTCTGTGGTTTGTCGTCGCTGTGGTTTTGTTCTTCACTGCCACGCGGCGCTTTGGTCTGAACAAGAAACAAGGAAGTCCTGTCGTCGGCAGCGTCTTCCTGGGCTTCTCTATGTTCTTCGCCTTAGG GACCCATCTCACCAATATCATAGTCACGGCGATGACCCAATGCGGCACCGGGACCTCCTACAATTACGTAGCCCTCATCGTCTACAACTGGCTCTCTCACGCGTCACAGTTCATTCTGACGGCCTTGATCATGACAATAATCTGCCGCAAACTCCAAAGCGACTTTGCACGCGTCCAGCCGGCTATCCTGACTCTCCAGACCGTGTGGGTTGCCATCCTCGGGGCCCTCCTCGTCTCGCTGCTGTCCATGATAACGGCCACATACCACTACTCGTACTCAGACGATGCAGATCCTTACAAGATCTATGACCTCGAAAATCCGATCCGGGGTATCCAGACGACATATTACACTCTCGCCGTCCTCGGACTCCTCATCGCGTCGGCGTCCATGCTGAAGGCGCTCTTCAGCGCCCCGGCATATCTCCGCAAAGGG CCCATCGCAACCTGGGTCCCCATCCTTGCCTTATCCGCCATCGGCTACTCCGCAGCTTCTCTCGGCATCCACATCCAATCCGCATTCTTCGTCTCAAGCGCAACCATGACCTCGAGCAAATACATCAGCTATGTCCACGGCCAGCAGGCCGGTGGGTTCCTGGTCtggttctttttcttcctcgcgtTTTATGCGGCTCTCAAGATTGCTAGCTATCGTTCTCAGTCTGGTGTTGTCCACGCGGCTCCTCATACCAGTATGAATCCCGCGGTGCCTACTCCGCATGCGCAGCAGAGCAATACCCTGAACCATGGCTATGATTCGCATCTGAACTACAATGCGAATGGGTACCAACAGAGTCAAAGCCAGAgtcagaaccagaaccagtTTGGGGGATACCAGCCGAATCAGGGGTATGGCGGTAACCACCCGGTGAGGTACTAA
- a CDS encoding uncharacterized protein (antiSMASH:Cluster_1.10) → MSPKPTNPTTTPCNIPDINYDHSFAEKLQTNMSALAGIFNFPTTQELWDLVQKDPSAKPIFDAWAGERKNFPTNLRGITHTKLMILASNQGLHHILANDKHPAFSGQVFQQNQLPVQGKVEVNTMILPHLTALWYIARLVREKPVLFPGSRVASVSVGVSVSHAPTDEISFDPYDVFHAWKLLRWIWWVKVPKTKPRVKPATPPVFHTDSGVDDSDGAVGGDVLSSEVKVEDGRDNVSDVRSVTANEDAAGQDAPQGVDHQASVEETNNQVNNYASKDATGQGVSQDTESKDTATDIPYDTADEGKTEDPTPDTDGKQIKTEETEDTAKRGLPEDEDGEGESGVSKKSKTC, encoded by the exons ATGTCtcccaagcccaccaacccaacaaccaCACCTTGCAACATCCCCGATATAAACTACGACCACTCCTTCGCCGAAAAGCTCCAAACAAACATGTCCGCCCTAGCCGGTATATTCAACTTCCCAACAACACAAGAACTCTGGGACCTCGTCCAAAAAGACCCAAGCGCCAAACCCATCTTCGACGCCTGGGCCGGCGAGCGCAAGAACTTCCCCACCAATCTGCGCGGAATCACACATACCAAACTCATGATTCTCGCCTCTAACCAGGGGCTCCACCACATTCTCGCCAACGACAAGCACCCGGCCTTCAGCGGGCAGGTTTTCCAGCAGAATCAGCTTCCTGTACAGGGGAAGGTGGAAGTTAATACTATGATTCTGCCGCATCTTACGGCGCTGTGGTATATCGCGAGACTCGTTAGGGAGAAGCCGGTTCTCTTTCCGGGGTCGAGGGTGGCGTCTGTATCGGTGGGGGTGTCGGTGTCTCACGCACCAACAGATGAGATTTCGTTTGATCCGTATGATGTGTTTCATGCGTGGAAGCTGCTTAGGTGGATTTGGTGGGTTAAGGTTCCTAAGACGAAGCCTCGGGTGAAGCCTGCTACGCCGCCGGTTTTTCACACGGATTCTGGTGTCGATGACTCGGATGGAGCTGTGGGTGGGGATGTGTTGAGCTCTGAGGTgaaggttgaagatgggagaGACAACGTTTCT GATGTCAGGTCGGTTACAGCGAACGAGGATGCAGCTGGACAGGATGCCCCTCAAGGCGTGGATCATCAGGCCTCGGTCGAAGAGACAAACAATCAAGTCAACAATTATGCAAGCAAAGATGCAACTGGGCAGGGTGTTTCCCAGGACACAGAGAGCAAAGATACTGCTACTGATATCCCCTACGACACCGCAGACGAGGGCAAGACCGAAGATCCAACTCCAGATACGGATGGTAAACAAATTAAGACCGAAGAAACTGAAGATACAGCAAAGCGAGGACTGcccgaggacgaagacggtGAGGGCGAGTCGGGTGTttcgaagaagagcaaaaCTTGCTGA
- a CDS encoding uncharacterized protein (antiSMASH:Cluster_1.10), whose translation MSSNEQLYLRHSISGTIRLIQRPGTPTELVVISVDQKTIKQIVRASEGVLFVSGNLGPNDSAYSFKKKSHVFFHYRDGSKEPKDWKAGDEVEVETDVTVAYALLNETALIKGFWEGRPSH comes from the coding sequence ATGTCCTCCAACGAACAATTATACCTCAGACACTCGATCTCGGGCACCATACGCCTAATCCAACGTCCAGGCACCCCCACCGAACTAGTCGTCATCAGCGTGGACCAAAAGACAATCAAGCAGATCGTCAGGGCTTCGGAAGGCGTGCTGTTTGTTTCCGGAAACTTGGGACCCAATGACAGTGCCTACTCTTTTAAGAAAAAGTCGCATGTCTTCTTTCATTACCGGGATGGATCGAAGGAGCCCAAGGACTGGAAGGCCGGAGATGAAGTCGAGGTGGAAACTGACGTTACTGTTGCTTACGCGCTGCTCAATGAAACAGCATTGATTAAGGGATTCTGGGAGGGTCGTCCCAGTCATTAG
- a CDS encoding uncharacterized protein (COG:S;~EggNog:ENOG410Q1XK;~SECRETED:SignalP(1-22);~antiSMASH:Cluster_1.10), with amino-acid sequence MILSKQIPIFAALMALAPSVLADCSFSLSFTRTQNPIAGGDNTHTCSAEVDYGNGETEILSEACNEVSSSRCYTSKLANTICVHTNSEFSDGYVDYGAEHRDFNEDGCDKDKWAGIAGDGATTKCTFPC; translated from the exons atgatcctctccaagcAAATCCCCATCTTCGCCGCCCTCATGGCTCTGGCACCTAGCGTCCTCGCCGActgctccttttccttgAGCTTCACCAGAACTCAG AACCCCATCGCCGGAGGTGACAACACCCACACCTGCAGCGCAGAAGTTGACTACGGCAACGGCGAGACAGAGATTCTCTCAGAGGCCTGCAACGAAGTCAGCAGCTCTCGCTGCTACACTTCGAAGCTTGCGAACACCATTTG CGTCCACACTAACTCCGAATTCTCCGATGGATACGTGGATTACGGCGCCGAGCACCGCGACTTTAACGAGGATGGTTGCGACAAGGACAAGTGGGCTGGCATTGCTGGCGATGGAGCCACCACTAAGTGTACTTTCCCTTGCTAG
- a CDS encoding uncharacterized protein (COG:C;~EggNog:ENOG410PGU6;~InterPro:IPR023210,IPR036812,IPR005399;~PFAM:PF00248;~SMCOG1039:aldo/keto reductase family oxidoreductase;~antiSMASH:Cluster_1.10): protein MPNSDMIYRRLGNSGLHVSVISLGGWITFGGDVAEEGTEACMRQAYDLGINFFDTAEGYAGGESEVVMGKVLKKTGWKRNDLVISTKLNFGRAHGEVGVNNVGLSRKHIVEGTRASLERLQLEYVDIIYAHRPDRLTPMEEVVRAFNFVIEKGWAFYWGTSEWSADEISEAAGIAKSLGLIAPIVEQPLYNLLDREKVEGQFQRLYSRVGLGLTTFSPLKGGRLSGKYNDALEKPPPGSRFAESKDKYSVGVRDSWQGEETAKVIRQLGAVKGVADKLGVKQSHLALAWCIKNENVSSIITGASRPEQIVDNVESLKVLPLLTPEVLAEIDEVLGNKPEPAQARFG, encoded by the exons ATGCCTAACTCTGACATGATTTATCGCAGGCTGGGCAATTCCGGCCTGCACGTTTCGGTGATCAGCTTGGGAGGATGGATTAC GTTCGGTGGTGATGTCGCGGAAG AGGGCACCGAAGCGTGCATGCGGCAGGCGTATGATCTCGGGatcaacttcttcgacaccGCAGAGGGGTACGCGGGTGGAGAGTCCGAGGTTGTCATGGGCAAAGTCCTGAAGAAGActggctggaagaggaacgaCCTCGTTATTAGCACCAAG CTCAACTTTGGCCGCGCGCACGGAGAGGTCGGTGTGAATAATGTCGGACTTTCGCGCAAGCACATTGTCGAGGGTACGCGGGCGTCGCTGGAGCGCCTACAGCTGGAGTACGTCGATATCATCTACGCCCACCGACCAGATCGTCTGACAccgatggaggaggttgtgcgGGCGTTCAACTTTGTTATTGAGAAAGGGTGGGCGTTCTATTGGGGTACATCCGAGTGGTCTGCAGACGAGATTAGCGAGGCGGCTGGAATCGCAAAGTCCCTGGGCTTGATTGCGCCGATTGTTGAACAGCCGCTGTACAACTTGCTTGATCgggagaaggtcgagggGCAGTTCCAGCGACTTTACTCGCGGGTTGGTCTTGGGTTGACGACCTTCTCGCCGCTGAAGGGAGGTCGGTTGAGCGGCAAGTATAATGATGCGTTGGAGAAGCCTCCTCCTGGATCGCGGTTTGCGGAGAGCAAGGACAAGTACTCGGTTGGTGTGCGGGATTCGTGGCAAGGGGAGGAAACTGCCAAGGTTATTCGACAGCTTGGCGCTGTCAAG GGCGTGGCCGATAAGCTCGGCGTCAAACAATCCCACCTCGCCCTTGCGTGGTGCATCAAGAACGAAAACGTCAGCTCCATCATCACTGGAGCTTCCCGCCCCGAGCAGATCGTGGACAACGTCGAGAGTCTCAAGGTGCTACCACTTCTCACGCCAGAAGTGCTGGCCGAGATAGACGAGGTCCTCGGCAACAAGCCCGAACCGGCACAGGCTCGTTTTGGATGA
- a CDS encoding GNAT family N-acetyltransferase (COG:J;~EggNog:ENOG410PGG3;~InterPro:IPR019432,IPR016181;~PFAM:PF13523;~SMCOG1203:putative siderophore biosynthesis protein;~antiSMASH:Cluster_1.10;~go_function: GO:0016746 - transferase activity, transferring acyl groups [Evidence IEA];~go_process: GO:0019290 - siderophore biosynthetic process [Evidence IEA]), giving the protein MASSFPDKLPLIRLPEPYKTTYRLQVVSVQHGVRKLQLRRSPRLDDCMPPPEPLHRDSFHFTDLREPDPFATPHEANNSAWARAQRSPVTYWIWEGKEPPSVGQIWNVVHALFTLRTEFEIFRAVLSGKGKEVLAKELQAVGLATAHPAPSAPAGHSIPPNADVPDQLVIYRSTFWQGAGSPFGSRPVWVCDAEIYNSLRRPLTSFPLHPVQHTWTPELSNVSVHALHPIRPRKPTPGSRMYSRYIPQLDEFFSLWALDYRNDEHLQLFHTWQNDPRVAKGWHVTGTLDEHREYLRRVEEDPHQIAVLAKFNNIFFSYHQIYWAKENSIGAHYNADDWDRGRHSLVGDVRFRGQHRVIVWWCSIMHYMFLDEPRTGYIVGEPDFTNLTVLAYDHATGFSLEKLIDLPYKRSALVKCSREKYFHISPFRFDGSDHLERDPYRALKL; this is encoded by the exons ATGGCGTCCTCGTTCCCCGATAAGCTCCCCTTGATCCGCCTACCGGAGCCATACAAGACAACCTACAGGCTGCAGGTTGTGTCTGTTCAGCATGGAGTCCGCAAGCTCCAACTGCGACGCTCCCCACGCTTGGATGATTGCATGCCCCCTCCAGAACCCTTGCACCGTGATTCCTTCCACTTCACCGACCTGAGAGAGCCCGACCCATTTGCAACACCGCACGAGGCTAATAATTCAGCCTGGGCACGGGCGCAAAGAAGCCCCGTTACATACTGGATatgggaaggaaaggagcCGCCCTCTGTCGGGCAGATCTGGAATGTGGTCCACGCCCTGTTTACCCTGCGCACGGAGTTTGAGATATTTCGCGCTGTGCTTTCTggcaaaggaaaggaagtccTAGCGAAGGAGTTACAAGCTGTCGGGCTTGCGACTGCGCATCCTGCCCCCTCAGCTCCTGCCGGTCACTCCATCCCGCCAAATGCAGACGTCCCTGATCAGCTCGTCATCTATCGCAGCACATTCTGGCAAGGCGCGGGATCCCCGTTCGGGTCAAGGCCAGTATGGGTGTGCGACGCTGAGATATACAACTCGCTTCGACGACCGTTGACTTCATTCCCGCTCCATCCCGTTCAGCATACCTGGACACCCGAATTGTCCAACGTCAGCGTTCACGCCCTCCACCCCATTCGACCGCGGAAGCCTACGCCGGGGTCAAGAATGTACAGCCGGTACATACCGCAGCTAGATGAGTTCTTTTCGCTCTGGGCGTTGGATTATCGAAACGACGAACACCTGCAGCTGTTTCACACATGGCAAAATGATCCCCGCGTGGCGAAAGGTTGGCATGTTACGGGGACACTCGACGAGCACAGGGAGTATCTTCGcagggttgaagaagatccacACCAGATTGCCGTGCTGGCTAAATTCAACAACATCTTCTTTTCCTACCATCAGATATACTGGGCTAAG GAAAACAGCATCGGAGCACACTACAACGCCGACGACTGGGATCGCGGACGGCATTCACTAGTTGGAGATGTTCGGTTCCGTGGCCAGCATCGGGTCATAGTATGGTGGTGTAGCATCATGCATTATATGTTCCTGGATGAGCCGCGGACAGGGTATATCGTCGGCGAGCCGGACTTCACGAACCTCACCGTGCTGGCGTACGATCACGCTACCGGGTTCAGTCTTGAGAAGCTCATCGACCTGCCATACAAGCGGTCTGCGCTGGTAAAGTGCAGCCGAGAGAAGTATTTTCATATTTCCCCGTTCCGCTTTGACGGTTCTGACCACCTCGAGCGTGACCCATATCGCGCTTTGAAGCTCTAG